The following coding sequences lie in one Pseudomonas svalbardensis genomic window:
- a CDS encoding ABC transporter substrate-binding protein, translating to MLKFFYSFLLMLGAVYCPVARAESVLFLSPGKTDEAFWISYSQFMYAAATDLGIDLRILYSRRMPELTLAQARQALQGPDRPDYLVFANEQYVAPQIIRLAQGSGVKLFMVNASLTANQTSLLGERPERLGSLVPNDEEGGYLMLKELIRQHPPAAPGQVIELLAFSGLKITPSAQLREQGMMRALAEHSEVRLRQLVYSGWTRERAYEQAKLLFRRYPKVSLVWSANDEMAFGAMQAYSEAGGIPGKDALFSAVNTSPAALQATVDGRISVLLGGHFTLGGWALVELHDLEQGVDLTHYGGRDRQIPLLQLIDKAQAKRLLAMGESPDYGVNFRRLSAKGQPTSYRYPFSLQTLMR from the coding sequence ATGTTGAAGTTTTTCTACTCATTCCTGCTGATGCTTGGCGCGGTTTACTGCCCTGTTGCGCGCGCGGAATCGGTATTGTTCCTGAGCCCCGGAAAGACTGACGAAGCCTTCTGGATCAGCTATTCGCAATTCATGTACGCGGCAGCCACGGATCTGGGCATTGATCTGCGAATTCTGTATTCCCGACGCATGCCGGAGCTCACGTTGGCGCAAGCGCGTCAGGCGCTGCAAGGCCCCGATCGTCCGGACTATCTGGTGTTCGCCAACGAACAGTACGTCGCCCCGCAGATCATTCGCCTGGCCCAGGGCAGCGGGGTAAAGCTGTTTATGGTCAACGCGTCCCTGACGGCCAACCAAACGAGCCTGCTGGGTGAGCGCCCTGAGCGCTTGGGCAGCCTGGTGCCCAACGACGAGGAGGGTGGCTACCTGATGCTCAAGGAACTGATTCGCCAGCATCCGCCCGCGGCGCCCGGTCAGGTCATCGAGTTGCTGGCGTTTTCCGGCCTGAAGATCACCCCTTCGGCGCAATTGCGTGAGCAAGGCATGATGCGGGCCTTGGCCGAACACTCGGAAGTGCGGTTGCGCCAACTGGTTTACAGCGGCTGGACCCGGGAACGGGCCTATGAACAGGCCAAACTGCTGTTCCGGCGTTACCCGAAGGTCTCGCTGGTGTGGTCAGCCAATGACGAAATGGCGTTTGGCGCCATGCAGGCGTATTCGGAGGCGGGTGGGATACCCGGCAAGGATGCGTTGTTCAGTGCGGTCAACACCTCGCCGGCGGCGTTGCAGGCGACGGTCGACGGACGCATCAGCGTGCTGTTGGGCGGGCACTTCACATTGGGCGGCTGGGCGCTGGTGGAGTTGCATGATCTTGAGCAGGGCGTGGATCTCACCCATTACGGCGGCCGAGACCGACAAATCCCGTTGCTGCAACTGATCGACAAGGCACAGGCCAAGCGACTGCTGGCCATGGGGGAATCACCGGATTACGGTGTGAACTTCCGCCGTCTTTCAGCCAAGGGCCAGCCGACGTCGTATCGCTATCCGTTCAGCCTGCAAACCTTGATGCGCTAA
- a CDS encoding DUF934 domain-containing protein: protein MQRIIKNNEVVDETWHLLPKDFNIDEISNCDDLIVPLQLWREHSRMLKARDGGLGVWLDADEEAEEIGEDVADFQVIALNFPAFTDGRNYSNARLLRDRYGFKGELRAIGDVLRDQLFYLHRCGFDAFAIRADKDPYEALEGLKDFSVTYQAATDEPLPLFRRR from the coding sequence ATGCAGCGAATAATTAAGAACAACGAAGTCGTCGACGAAACCTGGCACTTGCTGCCCAAGGACTTCAACATCGACGAGATCAGCAACTGCGACGACCTGATCGTCCCGTTGCAGCTGTGGCGCGAACACAGCCGCATGCTCAAGGCCCGCGATGGCGGCCTGGGCGTGTGGCTGGATGCCGATGAAGAAGCCGAAGAGATTGGTGAAGACGTGGCGGATTTCCAGGTCATCGCCTTGAACTTCCCGGCCTTCACCGATGGCCGCAACTACTCCAATGCGCGCCTGCTGCGTGACCGTTATGGTTTCAAAGGCGAATTGCGGGCAATTGGCGATGTGCTGCGCGACCAGCTGTTCTACCTGCACCGCTGCGGTTTCGACGCCTTTGCGATCCGCGCCGATAAAGACCCGTACGAAGCCCTGGAAGGTCTCAAGGACTTCTCGGTGACCTATCAGGCTGCTACCGACGAACCGCTGCCGCTGTTCCGTCGCCGCTGA
- a CDS encoding nitrite/sulfite reductase, producing the protein MYVYDEYDQRIIEDRVKQFRDQTRRYLAGELSEEEFRPLRLQNGLYIQRFAPMLRVAVPYGQLTSRQTRMMARIARDYDKGYAHISTRQNVQFNWPALEDIPDILAELATVQMHAIQTSGNCLRNVTTDQFAGVAADELIDPRPWCEIVRQWTTFHPEFAYLPRKFKIAINGSTSDRAAIEVHDIGLEPVHNAAGELGFRVLVGGGLGRTPVVGAFINEFLPWQDLLSYLDAILRVYNRYGRRDNKYKARIKILVKALTPEVFAQKVDAEMEHLRGGQTTLTDAEVHRVAKHFVDPEYKALDNQTLALAELDKEHPGFARWRTRNTLAHKKPGYVAVTLSLKPTGVAPGDITDKQLDAVADLADRYSFGQLRTSHEQNIILADVEQTQLFAMWGELREQGFATPNIGLLTDIICCPGGDFCSLANAKSIPIAESIQRRFEDLDYLFDIGELDLNISGCMNACGHHHVGHIGILGVDKKGEEFYQVSLGGSASRDASLGKILGPSFAQEAMPDVIEKLIDVYIEQRTEDERFIDTYQRIGIDLFKERVYAANN; encoded by the coding sequence ATGTACGTATACGACGAGTACGATCAGCGGATCATCGAGGACCGCGTCAAGCAGTTCCGTGATCAGACCCGACGCTATCTGGCAGGCGAGCTGAGCGAAGAAGAATTCCGCCCCCTGCGCCTGCAAAATGGCCTATATATCCAGCGCTTCGCGCCGATGTTGCGGGTGGCGGTGCCTTACGGCCAACTGACTTCGCGCCAGACGCGAATGATGGCCAGGATTGCCCGCGACTATGACAAAGGCTACGCCCACATCAGCACCCGGCAGAACGTACAGTTCAACTGGCCGGCGCTGGAAGACATCCCGGACATCCTTGCCGAACTGGCCACCGTTCAGATGCACGCGATCCAGACCAGCGGCAACTGCTTGCGCAACGTCACCACCGACCAGTTCGCCGGTGTCGCTGCCGACGAGCTGATCGATCCGCGCCCGTGGTGCGAGATCGTCCGCCAATGGACCACGTTCCACCCTGAATTCGCTTACTTGCCGCGCAAGTTCAAGATCGCCATCAACGGTTCGACTTCCGACCGTGCGGCCATCGAAGTCCATGACATCGGCCTTGAGCCGGTGCACAACGCCGCTGGCGAGCTGGGCTTCCGTGTGCTGGTGGGTGGCGGTCTCGGCCGCACCCCGGTGGTGGGCGCGTTCATCAATGAATTCCTGCCGTGGCAAGACCTGTTGAGCTACCTCGACGCCATCCTGCGGGTCTACAACCGCTACGGCCGTCGTGACAACAAGTACAAGGCGCGGATCAAGATTCTGGTCAAGGCCCTGACACCTGAAGTCTTCGCGCAAAAAGTCGATGCGGAAATGGAGCACCTTCGCGGTGGCCAGACCACATTGACCGATGCCGAAGTGCATCGCGTCGCCAAACACTTCGTCGACCCCGAGTACAAGGCTCTGGACAACCAGACCTTGGCGTTGGCCGAACTCGATAAAGAACACCCGGGCTTCGCGCGCTGGCGCACCCGCAATACCCTGGCCCACAAGAAGCCCGGTTATGTAGCCGTGACCCTGTCCCTGAAGCCGACCGGTGTTGCACCGGGCGACATCACCGACAAACAGCTCGATGCCGTTGCCGACCTGGCCGATCGTTACAGCTTCGGTCAGTTGCGCACCTCCCACGAGCAGAACATCATTCTGGCCGACGTTGAGCAGACCCAACTGTTCGCGATGTGGGGCGAGTTGCGCGAGCAGGGTTTCGCCACGCCGAACATCGGCTTGCTGACCGACATCATCTGCTGCCCGGGCGGCGACTTCTGCTCCTTGGCCAACGCCAAGTCGATCCCGATCGCCGAGTCGATCCAGCGTCGCTTCGAAGACCTGGATTACCTGTTCGATATCGGCGAACTGGACCTGAACATCTCCGGCTGCATGAACGCCTGTGGTCACCACCACGTCGGCCACATCGGCATCCTCGGGGTGGACAAAAAAGGCGAAGAGTTCTACCAGGTGTCCCTGGGTGGCAGCGCCAGTCGCGATGCGAGCCTGGGCAAAATCCTCGGCCCGTCCTTCGCCCAGGAAGCCATGCCTGATGTGATTGAAAAGCTGATCGACGTGTACATCGAACAACGTACCGAAGACGAGCGTTTCATCGACACCTATCAGCGTATTGGCATCGACCTCTTCAAGGAACGCGTCTATGCAGCGAATAATTAA
- a CDS encoding DUF2970 domain-containing protein has protein sequence MDDPADNKPPTFWQILHSVMAAAFGVQSGKNRARDFTHGKPSHFVMLGILFTAVFALTLYGIVQLVVHLAGV, from the coding sequence ATGGACGATCCAGCCGACAACAAGCCGCCCACTTTCTGGCAAATACTGCACAGCGTCATGGCGGCGGCGTTCGGGGTGCAGAGTGGGAAGAACCGGGCCCGGGACTTCACTCACGGCAAGCCCAGTCATTTCGTGATGCTGGGGATTTTGTTCACCGCGGTGTTCGCATTGACGCTGTATGGCATCGTGCAACTGGTGGTGCATCTGGCCGGGGTTTAG